The proteins below are encoded in one region of Streptomyces marianii:
- a CDS encoding NAD-dependent epimerase/dehydratase family protein gives MRVVVLGATGSVGRQVCAAYAAQGWDVHGVARRPAPHLDRCGFTALDLTAAAPGRTAAVLGDPPADVVVNAAGGWGDTEEEMTYSHLRLVRRLVEALALLTYRPRLVHLGSVHEYGPVPAGTLLREDLMPEPVTPYARIKLETSSAVLAAARTGVLDAVVLRAANMSGPHPPRESFLADLMARISTALADGGRLELSVADARRDFVDVRDVAQAVVRAGRAPAAGGLVVNIGRGEAVPIGDLVGWLLEAAAFPEDRVERRATPVRSKGGDWTRLDIGRARRLLPWAPRIGLRDSVHSMWRTDHGAPA, from the coding sequence ATGCGGGTCGTGGTTCTGGGGGCGACGGGCAGCGTCGGCCGGCAGGTGTGTGCGGCGTACGCGGCGCAGGGGTGGGACGTGCACGGCGTGGCCCGTCGCCCGGCGCCGCATCTCGACAGGTGCGGGTTCACGGCGCTGGACCTCACAGCCGCCGCGCCCGGGCGGACCGCCGCGGTGCTGGGTGATCCCCCGGCGGACGTCGTGGTCAACGCGGCGGGCGGCTGGGGCGACACCGAGGAGGAGATGACGTACTCGCATCTGCGGCTGGTGCGGCGCCTGGTGGAGGCCCTCGCGCTGCTCACGTACCGGCCGCGGCTGGTCCATCTGGGTTCGGTGCACGAGTACGGTCCGGTCCCGGCGGGCACGTTGCTGCGCGAGGACCTGATGCCGGAGCCGGTCACGCCGTACGCGCGCATCAAGCTGGAGACCTCGTCGGCCGTCCTGGCCGCCGCGCGGACCGGTGTGCTGGACGCGGTGGTGCTGCGGGCGGCGAACATGTCGGGCCCGCACCCGCCGCGGGAGAGCTTCCTGGCCGACCTGATGGCGCGTATCAGCACCGCCCTCGCGGACGGCGGGCGGCTGGAGTTGAGCGTCGCCGACGCCCGGCGGGACTTCGTCGACGTGCGGGACGTCGCACAGGCGGTGGTGCGGGCCGGGCGGGCTCCGGCGGCGGGCGGGCTGGTCGTCAACATCGGGCGCGGCGAGGCGGTGCCGATCGGTGACCTGGTCGGCTGGCTGCTGGAGGCCGCCGCCTTCCCGGAGGACCGGGTCGAGCGCCGGGCCACTCCGGTGCGGAGCAAGGGCGGCGACTGGACCCGGCTGGACATCGGGCGGGCCCGGCGGTTACTGCCCTGGGCGCCGCGCATCGGTCTGCGGGACTCGGTCCACAGCATGTGGCGGACCGATCACGGCGCCCCGGCCTGA
- a CDS encoding DegT/DnrJ/EryC1/StrS family aminotransferase: MSTHVWQYLNEYRKERADILDAVETVFESGQLILGRSVRSFEEEFAAYHGLPHCTGVDNGTNALVLGLRALGIGPGDEVVTVSNTAAPTVIAIDAVGATPVFVDVHEDNHLMDTGRLRSVIGPRTRCLLPVHLYGQSVDMTPVLELAAEYDLKVLEDCAQAHGARRHGRLVGTLGHAAAFSFYPTKVLGAYGDGGAVVTPDAEVDRCLRRLRYYGMDERYYVVRTPGHNSRLDEVQAEILRRKLRRLDDYAKGRRAVACRYEEGLGDLDGLVLPRTAEGNDHVHYVYVVRHPERDRIMEALTAYDIHLNISYPWPVHTMSGFAHLGYGPGDLPVTERLADQIFSLPMYPSLRADEQEKVIDAVREVVGSL, from the coding sequence GTGTCCACCCACGTCTGGCAATACCTCAATGAATACCGGAAGGAACGCGCCGACATTCTCGACGCGGTGGAAACGGTATTCGAGTCCGGGCAACTCATTCTCGGGAGAAGCGTCCGCTCTTTCGAGGAGGAGTTCGCCGCCTATCACGGACTGCCGCACTGCACCGGCGTCGACAACGGCACCAACGCGCTGGTACTCGGCCTGCGGGCGCTCGGCATCGGCCCGGGAGACGAGGTCGTGACGGTCTCCAACACCGCGGCCCCCACCGTGATCGCCATCGACGCCGTGGGCGCCACGCCCGTCTTCGTCGACGTGCACGAGGACAACCACCTCATGGACACCGGTCGGCTCCGGTCGGTGATCGGCCCGCGCACCCGGTGCCTGTTGCCCGTCCACCTCTACGGACAGAGCGTGGACATGACTCCCGTGCTCGAACTCGCCGCCGAGTACGACCTGAAGGTGCTGGAGGACTGCGCCCAGGCCCATGGCGCCCGCCGCCACGGACGGCTGGTCGGCACTCTCGGCCACGCGGCGGCCTTCTCCTTCTACCCGACCAAGGTCCTCGGTGCCTACGGCGACGGCGGCGCCGTCGTCACGCCCGACGCGGAAGTCGACCGGTGCCTGCGGCGGTTGCGCTACTACGGCATGGACGAGCGCTACTACGTCGTGCGCACCCCCGGGCACAACAGCAGGCTCGACGAGGTACAGGCCGAGATCCTTCGCCGGAAACTGCGCCGCCTCGACGACTACGCCAAGGGCCGCCGGGCCGTCGCCTGCCGCTACGAGGAGGGACTCGGCGACCTCGACGGCCTGGTGCTGCCCAGAACCGCAGAGGGCAACGACCACGTCCACTACGTGTACGTGGTGCGCCACCCCGAACGGGACCGCATCATGGAGGCGCTCACCGCCTACGACATCCATCTGAACATCAGCTACCCGTGGCCGGTCCACACGATGAGCGGATTCGCCCACCTCGGCTACGGCCCCGGCGATCTGCCGGTGACCGAGCGGCTGGCCGACCAGATCTTCTCCCTGCCGATGTATCCCTCCCTGCGCGCCGACGAGCAGGAGAAGGTGATCGACGCGGTCCGGGAGGTCGTCGGAAGCCTGTGA
- a CDS encoding cytochrome P450 produces MQRKPEVHDAFREAGPVVEVNAPAGGPAWVVTDDALAREVLADPRFVKDPDLAPAAWRGVDDGLDSPVPELRPLTLIAVDGEAHRRLRRIHAPAFNPRRLAEWTDRIAAIADRLLTELADDSARSGKPAELIGGFAYHFPLLVICELLGVPVTDPAMAREAVSVLKVLGLGGAQSGGGDGDDPAGGVPDTSALESLLLEAVHSARRNDTRTMTRVLYERAQAEFDSVSDDQLVYMITGLVFAGHDTTGSFLGFLLAEVLTGRLAADADDDAVSRFVEEALRYHPPVPYTLWRFAATEVTIGGVRLPRGAPVLVDIEGTNTDGRHHDEPHTFHPDRPSRRRLTFGDGPHYCIGEQLAQLESRTMIGVLRSRFPAARLAVPYAELRWSRKGAQTARLTELPAWLR; encoded by the coding sequence ATGCAGCGCAAGCCCGAGGTGCACGACGCCTTCCGGGAGGCGGGCCCGGTCGTCGAGGTGAACGCCCCCGCGGGCGGACCCGCCTGGGTCGTCACCGATGACGCCCTCGCCCGAGAGGTGCTGGCCGATCCCCGGTTCGTGAAGGATCCCGACCTCGCCCCAGCCGCCTGGCGGGGGGTGGACGACGGTCTCGACAGCCCCGTCCCGGAGCTGCGTCCGCTCACCCTCATCGCGGTGGACGGCGAGGCCCACCGGCGCCTGCGCCGCATCCACGCACCCGCGTTCAACCCGCGCCGGCTGGCCGAGTGGACGGACCGCATCGCCGCGATCGCCGACCGGCTGCTCACCGAACTCGCCGACGACTCCGCCAGGTCGGGCAAACCCGCCGAGCTGATCGGCGGCTTCGCGTACCACTTCCCGCTGTTGGTCATCTGCGAGCTGCTCGGCGTGCCGGTCACCGACCCGGCGATGGCGCGCGAGGCCGTCAGCGTCCTCAAGGTACTCGGCCTCGGCGGCGCGCAGAGCGGCGGGGGCGACGGCGATGACCCGGCCGGGGGCGTGCCGGACACCTCGGCCCTGGAGAGCCTGCTCCTCGAAGCCGTGCACTCAGCTCGGCGGAACGACACCCGGACCATGACCCGCGTGCTGTACGAACGCGCGCAGGCCGAGTTCGACTCGGTCTCCGACGACCAGCTCGTCTACATGATCACCGGGCTCGTCTTCGCGGGCCACGACACCACCGGCTCCTTCCTGGGCTTCCTGCTCGCGGAGGTCCTGACGGGCCGCCTCGCGGCGGACGCCGACGACGACGCCGTCTCCCGGTTCGTGGAGGAGGCGTTGCGCTACCACCCGCCGGTGCCCTACACGTTGTGGCGGTTCGCCGCCACGGAGGTGACCATCGGCGGCGTCCGGCTGCCCCGCGGAGCGCCGGTGCTCGTGGACATCGAGGGCACCAACACCGACGGCCGCCATCACGACGAGCCGCACACCTTCCACCCGGACCGTCCCTCGCGGCGGCGGCTCACCTTCGGCGACGGCCCGCACTACTGCATCGGGGAGCAGTTGGCCCAGCTGGAGTCGCGCACGATGATCGGCGTGCTGCGCAGCAGGTTTCCCGCGGCCCGACTGGCCGTGCCCTACGCCGAGTTGCGGTGGAGCCGGAAGGGGGCCCAGACGGCCCGGCTCACCGAACTGCCTGCCTGGCTGCGCTGA
- a CDS encoding nuclear transport factor 2 family protein — MDALPADDVPTTESADSADPGIYLQVQRFYARQMQLLDDGRAEDWARTFAHDGVFEVGREAVRGAADIARAARRTTDRFAAEGIARRHWIGMLTVDGKPDEVTARSYAVVLETPRDGDPVLRRSTGCTDILVREAGEWRVKHRTVTRDGLD, encoded by the coding sequence ATGGACGCGCTCCCGGCTGACGACGTGCCGACGACCGAGTCGGCGGATTCGGCGGACCCCGGCATCTACCTCCAGGTACAGCGGTTCTACGCCCGGCAGATGCAGCTCTTGGACGACGGCAGGGCCGAGGACTGGGCACGCACGTTCGCGCACGACGGCGTCTTCGAGGTGGGCCGCGAGGCCGTCCGCGGGGCCGCGGACATCGCGCGGGCGGCACGGCGGACCACGGACCGGTTCGCCGCCGAAGGGATCGCCCGCCGACACTGGATCGGCATGCTGACCGTCGACGGAAAGCCCGACGAGGTCACGGCCCGCAGCTACGCGGTGGTGCTGGAGACGCCGCGCGACGGCGACCCGGTGCTGCGCCGCAGCACCGGGTGCACGGACATCCTGGTGCGGGAGGCGGGCGAGTGGCGCGTCAAACACCGCACCGTCACCCGGGACGGGCTGGACTGA
- a CDS encoding acyl carrier protein gives MAELSLAELREIMRQSMGEDEAPDLADADAVTFEDLGYDSLAVLETVNRIERTYGVKLPEEELAEIRTPHGMLVFVNERLRAAV, from the coding sequence ATGGCTGAGCTCAGCCTGGCGGAACTGCGGGAGATCATGCGGCAGAGCATGGGGGAGGACGAGGCCCCCGACCTGGCGGACGCGGACGCCGTGACCTTCGAGGACCTCGGGTACGACTCCCTGGCCGTCCTGGAAACGGTCAACCGCATCGAGCGGACCTACGGGGTGAAACTGCCCGAGGAGGAACTGGCGGAGATCAGGACGCCGCACGGCATGCTGGTCTTCGTCAACGAGAGGCTGCGGGCGGCGGTATGA
- a CDS encoding VOC family protein produces the protein MTRFAPGAPAWFDLGSPDVAASADFYTGLLGWTATVVSDPGAGGYTTFSSDGKLVAAVARHQIDTPYHRPYGPGNDQHGMPAIWTVYFATDDADALTKRVETAGGEVIMTPMDVLGLGRMAVFADPAGAAFAVWRKGVMEGAEVTGVPGSVGWVELVTDGIGTARDFYPATLGLAPAETGLEGVTDPVWHIGDTPVAGTRELGVTGAVRPHWAVLFAVRDCDATARRAVELGGSVENEPADTPRGRRADLLDPHGAGFSVVELREAYPAAAGGAS, from the coding sequence GTGACCAGGTTCGCGCCCGGCGCTCCCGCATGGTTCGACCTCGGGTCGCCCGATGTCGCCGCCTCGGCCGACTTCTACACCGGCCTGCTCGGCTGGACCGCCACCGTGGTCAGCGACCCGGGCGCCGGGGGATACACGACGTTCAGCTCCGACGGGAAGCTGGTCGCCGCGGTCGCCCGCCACCAGATCGACACCCCGTACCACCGGCCGTACGGGCCCGGGAACGACCAGCACGGCATGCCGGCGATCTGGACCGTGTACTTCGCCACCGACGACGCCGACGCACTGACCAAGCGGGTCGAGACGGCGGGCGGCGAGGTCATCATGACCCCGATGGACGTCCTGGGCCTCGGCCGGATGGCGGTCTTCGCCGACCCCGCCGGTGCCGCGTTCGCGGTCTGGCGCAAGGGGGTCATGGAGGGCGCGGAGGTGACCGGCGTGCCCGGCTCGGTCGGCTGGGTCGAGCTGGTGACCGACGGCATCGGCACCGCCCGGGACTTCTACCCGGCGACCCTCGGACTGGCTCCGGCCGAAACCGGCCTGGAGGGCGTGACCGACCCGGTCTGGCACATCGGTGACACACCGGTCGCCGGCACCCGGGAGCTGGGCGTCACCGGCGCGGTACGGCCGCACTGGGCCGTGCTGTTCGCCGTGCGCGACTGTGACGCGACGGCCCGGCGCGCCGTGGAACTCGGCGGCTCCGTCGAGAACGAGCCCGCCGACACGCCCAGGGGACGGCGTGCGGACCTGCTCGACCCGCACGGGGCCGGTTTCTCGGTGGTCGAACTGCGGGAGGCGTACCCCGCAGCGGCGGGCGGTGCGTCGTGA
- a CDS encoding AfsR/SARP family transcriptional regulator produces MQINMLGPLVAHHNGTSVTPIARKPRQVLSLLALQAGTVVPVPALMEELWGTQPPASALTTLQTYILQVRRGITVALGASHNGPAKDVLRTCYGGYLLDVDPTHTDVHAFERLAEEGKRACERGELDLASARFRQALGLWRGDALVDVHTGMRIGMEVARLEEGRLGALEARVETDLRLGRHASLLPELSALTARHPMHENLWAQFMIALHRSGRTSQALESFIKLRKTLVNELGVEPSARLQHLQHAILRADPGIDRNGPEVPAAASVALA; encoded by the coding sequence ATGCAGATCAATATGTTGGGCCCGCTTGTCGCACACCACAATGGCACGTCGGTGACCCCGATAGCCCGAAAACCGCGACAAGTACTCTCACTGCTCGCACTCCAGGCGGGAACCGTGGTGCCTGTGCCCGCGCTGATGGAGGAGCTCTGGGGGACCCAGCCCCCGGCGAGCGCGCTGACCACCCTTCAGACCTACATCCTCCAGGTGCGCAGGGGCATCACCGTGGCCCTCGGCGCGAGCCACAACGGACCCGCCAAGGACGTGCTGCGCACCTGCTACGGCGGCTACCTGCTCGACGTGGACCCCACCCACACCGACGTGCACGCCTTCGAGCGTCTCGCCGAGGAGGGCAAGCGGGCGTGCGAGCGCGGGGAGCTCGATCTGGCGTCCGCACGCTTTCGCCAGGCCCTCGGCCTGTGGCGCGGTGACGCGCTCGTGGACGTGCACACCGGCATGAGGATCGGTATGGAGGTGGCGCGCCTGGAGGAGGGCCGGCTCGGCGCCCTGGAGGCCCGCGTGGAGACCGACCTCAGGCTGGGCCGGCACGCGAGCCTGCTGCCCGAGCTGTCGGCGCTCACCGCGCGCCATCCCATGCACGAGAACCTGTGGGCCCAGTTCATGATCGCCCTGCACCGCTCGGGCCGCACGAGCCAGGCCCTCGAATCCTTCATCAAACTCCGCAAGACACTGGTGAATGAGCTGGGGGTGGAACCGTCCGCCCGTCTCCAGCACCTCCAGCACGCGATTCTGCGGGCCGATCCCGGCATCGATCGGAACGGTCCGGAAGTCCCGGCAGCCGCGTCCGTCGCGCTTGCCTGA
- a CDS encoding SDR family NAD(P)-dependent oxidoreductase — translation MTPSAPHHGTPDGGLSSRTVLVTGATSGIGRAAALAVARQGAHVVLVGRDPERLKTVTNEVARTAGPAPDAFRADFAELRQVRDLGERLRDRYPRVDVMASNAGGMFWSRTTTPDGFEATVQVNHLAGFLLARLLRERLAGGRLILTSSDAYTQGRIDPDDLNGDRHRYSAGQAYGTSKQANIMTAAEAARRWPDVLAVSYHPGQVRTRIGRGTVASSYFRFNPFLRSSAKGADTLVWLAGAPAGELTPGGYYADRRLSPVSGPTADAGLAAKLWEAGAAAVGDTAR, via the coding sequence ATGACGCCCTCCGCCCCGCACCACGGGACACCGGACGGCGGCCTGTCGAGCCGGACGGTGCTGGTCACCGGGGCCACGTCCGGCATCGGCCGGGCGGCGGCCCTCGCGGTCGCCCGGCAGGGGGCCCACGTCGTGCTCGTCGGCCGGGATCCCGAGCGACTGAAGACCGTCACGAACGAGGTGGCCCGGACCGCCGGCCCGGCCCCGGACGCCTTCCGCGCGGACTTCGCCGAGCTGCGCCAGGTACGCGACCTGGGAGAGCGGCTGCGGGACCGGTACCCGCGCGTCGACGTCATGGCCAGCAACGCCGGCGGCATGTTCTGGTCGCGCACCACGACCCCGGACGGCTTCGAGGCCACGGTCCAGGTCAACCATCTCGCGGGCTTCCTGCTGGCACGGCTGCTGCGGGAGCGGCTCGCGGGCGGGCGGCTGATCCTCACCTCGTCCGACGCGTACACCCAGGGCCGGATCGACCCGGACGACCTCAACGGCGACCGTCACCGCTACAGCGCGGGCCAGGCGTACGGCACGTCCAAACAGGCCAACATCATGACCGCGGCGGAGGCCGCCAGGCGCTGGCCGGACGTGCTGGCGGTCAGCTATCACCCCGGCCAGGTCCGCACCCGCATCGGACGGGGCACGGTCGCCTCGTCCTACTTCCGGTTCAACCCCTTCCTGCGCTCCTCGGCGAAGGGCGCCGACACCCTCGTGTGGCTGGCGGGCGCGCCGGCAGGGGAGTTGACCCCGGGCGGCTACTACGCCGACCGGCGGCTGTCCCCGGTGAGCGGCCCGACCGCCGACGCCGGCCTCGCAGCGAAGCTCTGGGAGGCCGGCGCGGCCGCCGTCGGCGACACCGCGCGGTGA